The sequence cagagtggttaagtgctacagctgctaaccaaaaggtcgggagttcaattccaccaggtgctccttggaaactctatagggcagttctgctctgtcctattgggtcactatgagtcagaatagacttgatggtaatgggtttggttttggtttattatagcACTGGCTGGCTACCACTAGTAGACGGTATTACAAAGAAAGGctgggcgatctacttctgaaaatcagccaatgaaagccttatggatcacaatggtcaaatcgcactgtacatggggtctccatgagttgcgGGCCAACTGGATGGTAGCTGACCAAAACAACAATAGATACTATTACCATTACTTGTTCATGTATACCTATCCCTCAAACTTGATTTTCAGATTTCCCAGGGCCAAGTCAGAGTCTCCTTCTTCCTGTGCCTCTCTGCCTGCACATACaatgtaagtgctcagtaaatatttgttggatgaatgaaggaatgaatgaccAACACTGTCACTCTGCAATATGGAAGCATAATCCAGAGGTTCAGAGCTGGTCTACAGTAAAAATTCTCTTTGGTGTACTCTCTCTCTTTACTGCTTGCAAAGACACTCTTCTTTTCTACCCTTACACCCTTTCCAAAGACGATTCTGTTGACTTCTCTAGTTTGCCCCCCTCCCAGCCCCCGATTTCTTCAGaccttccacacacacacacacacacacacacacacacacacacacacacacacacacagagttacctgttttctttttcctctggagagttgatgggcagctcctgtgacATGAAAAACAGATCACCCACACCTTTATTATTTGCTCTGTGGTCTCTTTAAAATTCTGGGATAAGTCTCTCCAACCTCCCTCTAACAATGACTCATCCTGAGCCAGATTCAGCCCCAAAGTCGCACCTCTCCCAAATGGATGGTTCTGGAAGGTGGAGTGGCACAACTGACATAACCAAACCCAAAATACCACTTCAGGCAACTAGGCACTACGTGCCAGGGATGTAGCTGAGCTGAGGACTATTCTGGGATTGTCTAGCAGGCCAGTCTCAGCAGAGGGTGAGGGAAACCTGCCAAATAATTGGATATTGTCCGATTCAGAGACTCTCTTGCTTCTTCAGTGCTTTTTTCTGGGGGTCTCTGCCAACTCGGACTTCCATGCTGAGCGTCATTAGAAGCTTCTACAACAAGGgctaactagtaaaaaagttaGGGTCCCCTAAAAGCCCTTTTTTAACAGATGACCTCCCTCTCTGCTTCCCTGTCCTTGTTTTTAATTAACAGAGAAAGTGAGAGATGTTTAACCTTATTGTCCTTTCAAGAACTCTGTCCACAGCAAAGAACTGAATTTGGTGAGTGACTCAGCTGCCCTGCCCATGCTGCAAGACAGACCTCTTAGACTCATTTCTGGgccggtcggcagttcgaatccaccaggcactccttggaaactctatgggccagttctactctgtcctataggttcgctatgagtcagaatcgcctcgacggcactgggtttagggtCCCCAGTGGAGCCTGCGTGTCTACGTGATTGTCAAGTGTTTGATACCCCAGGAAACAACATTGCTCTGAGGAAATCTGCTGAATAGTTGGGACTTACTCTGGATGCTTTTTCTTGCTAGTACATTTCCAACTCTCAACAGAGCCTACCCTGGTTGTCTAACTTCTAGTCTCCCCGGGGAAGTATGCTTtgctaattaaaaacaaaaaaggagggaaACTTATAAATCATGTTGACCTTATTACCATGGAAAAAAATCAGGATTTTTCCACATGCGTTTGACagaggtttgtgttttttttttttttttgtaacaaaacatttgatatttcaacaatcttcacatgtatagttcagtgacattatgttcattatgttgttcaaccatcacccttatctgTTCCAGATtgtaccatcacccttaacagaagctcagtgtcaccTAAGTATTGAGTCCTCCTCccttcccagcccctggtaaccattagtaaacttttgtctctatacacTTACGTATTCTAAATATAAGTGGGATcacaaaatatttgtccttttgagacttaattcactcagcataaggatttctgtttttaattcaGCTTGCTGAATTCAGAGTAGAGCCTCTATCCAGGtaattcagaagaaaggctttgaAACTGCGTCTGTGtctttctacttctcttctgCCACTTCAGCTCTTGCTTTCTCTTACTGCTGCCCAGTCACAGCCTTATTAGTCTCTAATTCCTTGCCCCTTGTTgctactatggagccctggtggcatagtggttaagtgatactgctgctaaccaaaagatcagcagttcaaatccaccagctgctccttggaaacgctatggggcagttctactctgtcctttagggttgttatgggtcagaattgactcaatggcaatgggtttggtttggagccctggtggtacagtggttaagagctatggctgctaatcaaaaaggtcagcaatccaaatccaccagctgctccttggaaaccctatggggcagctctgctctgtcttatggggtcactatgagtcggacttgacggcaaacgggtttttgttgttgttgttgctactaTCTTCCTACTTATTTCTATTTGAGTGGATAAAGAGAATATTAATTCTCACATaccatgaagaatgtaaccaatgtcactgaacaatttgtgtagaaattgttgaatgggaacctaaattgctgtgtaaaccttcactgaaaatacaataaaacattattacaaaaaaataaaaggagaaagagaatatTAATTCTGAAATACATGGACTTAGTCTACCAATTTTGGTGAACAGAGCCTGTTTCCAAGTTGGATATTACACAGTTCTTGAACACAACCCAAGCAGAGTATTCGGTTAGATTCAGAGATGATGGAATTTTTAGTTCTGAATTAAGAAATGGGCACTCTCCTACACTGGGAGTAGGAATAAAAATTGTTGCAATCTTTCTAGAATGCAATTAGCAATCAGTGTAAAAAGCcttaaaaataaatgtgtgtatgtatgatggcattatggaaaccctggtggcgtggtggttaagtgctacggctgctaaccaaagggtcggcagttcaaatccaccaggtgctccttggaaactctatggggcagttctactctgtcctataggatcgctatgagtcggaatcgactcgatggcaccgggtttggtttggtgaatTTATGATGGCATTGTacccatttttgtttttgatgagaaaattgaaaccCACTGTAAATAAATGACTCCCCAACCACAAGTCTTATTTTTAATACATAtcaaaatgttcaaaataaataaatgtatgtacCCTATgatgtaaaccaaaaacccactgctgtcgagtcgattctgactcattgtgaccctaaaggacagagtagaactgccccatagagtttccaagcagcagctgatagattcaaactgctgaccttttgcttagcagttgtagttcttaaccactacaacaccagggtttccccctatgATGTAGCAATTCTGTATCCTAAGAAATAATGAGATATGTGAAAATCTGTATGCTCGTTGTAGTACTattgaaaaacacaaaaattgAAAATATGTCAAAGGTCCAACATTTGGGAATTGAACAAATAAATAGTATATCCAATCAGTAGAACACTATGCAGccattttaaaaaagatgttGGAAGAACCTCTGTCATCATggataaatttatttcttattaagttagaaaaaaaagatgtaagaTGTGTTTTGGAATAAAAATTGTGCACACATGCATTCAAAAAGGATTACATGGAAATACGTATGCTAAAATGTTCCTGACTATCACCTCTGAGTGCTTATATTTATAGTTTGCttattttccactttttggtATTTTCCGAATTTTCCTCAGTAAATGTGTGTTATGacttttgtaatcagaaaaaaaattaaaatccaaaatatttttgtaaaCTCTGAAATTGTCACAGTATCTTTAAGTGTCCGGAAGTGTACTGAGATAATGAGAAATAGATAAGAGCAATTTTTACACAATCTTATTAATattctatgaggaaaaaaaaagattttggctAGAGTCTAGTGGTTTCAGTACGGGTTCCAGCGTCAGAACGTTTAtgtttcctggctgtgtgacctttagcAAGTTTTTAACCACTCTAAGCCTCTGATTTCTCGttaataaaatgaacaaataataGAACCTAAACCTCATGGGATTATTGTAAGgattacataaaataataaatacaagcACCTGGAATATAATGAGCCTCAGTAAAAGCTGACTAGTACAACTACCAGGACTATTACAACTCAGGGAAAGAGGTAGCCAATAATGAAGTAGGTGAAGACTCGGAAAAGGGAGCAGGAGCGAAAGGAACTGTTACATctccttctgttatgcatagagttgctatgagttggaaccgaatggacagcacctaacaacaacaaaaacaacagaggtCCTATGTCTGGAGGACATCTCATAGTTTAAAGAGTGCTCTAAGAGCTTTATATGTTTTTGTTCAATCCTGGCAACACTGAGGGAAACACATAttattgttccattttacatggGCCAACTAAGGCCCTAGGACTTTGATGCCTTACTCAAAGACAAGGACCaaatttcctttttattactaTGTCTTCTGGATCTAACActgcacctggcacacagtaggtattcagtaaatatttatttaataaatggatACATGACTGAATAGTAGGAAATGAACATAAATCCCATGTACTGACTGCAAATCTTATGTACTTTCCAGTGTGCCTCACCTGTATCTAAATATAATGATaccttatttataaataaaacatcCTCGAGATCTGACCCAGGCATGGAATGGTATAGCCAAGAAGGCAGTGGACAGGATAAAACCAGGCCCAAGGGTCTAAAGTGATAACAACTCTGGGAAAGAACAAGACTACCACAAATAATTTATTATGAGATTTTCACATACACCATATTCTTCGTTCTTCAAAACAAGTTTATGATATAAACAAGATGGGTTATATTAgctatattttacagatgagggacgGAGAAGTTAagggacttgcctaaggtcacccaGCAATTAAGTGTGAAAGATACATTCAGATATTCTTTGGATAATCTCCTTCTTCCCACTTCTGcccttttaaataaacatttctccaaactGATTTGCTTGCTCTGGAAGGCAATAttatgtagtggttaaaagttggGGCTCTTAAGTAAGACAAGCCTGGGTTGGAATCTTGGTTCACTTACTTACTAGTCATGTGGccctgagcaagttacttaacttctcagagtctcagcttcctcaactgtaaaatggggggaAGGGGAAAACCACTTCCTCACGGAGTTGTGAAAATTAAACGAGATTATttgtaaagtgcctggcacagagtaaattCTCAAATGCTATAGCTATTATCATCTCtggggaaggagaaaagggagaaaaagaaaaggggagAAAGAGGATGACAAAGAGAAACAATGTCTTATTCACCATTCTAGCCCTGCTCTGGCCATTCTAGACAGCTGGCTTGGCTGTGTGTTTTGCGATCTCCTGAAAGGAGGAATCACAGAAAGGGGTGCTGCTCTGGTGCTAGAATCAGGAAGTGCCAGCAGAGGGAGGTGGCAGTGGGAGGTCGGCAGAGAAttatctccaggctctctctcactCACGCTTGTAATGAAGGGGAAGGTATTCTTCTCAGCTTAGGACCTCCACATCCAACAACATGAGACTTTTACCCTCCTCCGCTCTCTCCCCGTACTCACCAGCTTCTCCCGCAGCAGAGTCGGTTTCCCATGGTGCGCGGTCTCCGAGGGAGCCCAGCTGTTTTTCTACATTAAGAGGCTTATGCATTTCCTGCTTCCCAGTTTAGTTTTCATTGGCAGCTGGCGGGGAGTTTTTGTCAGTGTCAGATTTCAACCTAGCAGGTTGGACTTTGGAAGCCACCTGCTGGAAGGATTCCCAGGTGACTCTATTCCCAGCCAAGGTCAGATCAGCACACACCAGGCTCCAGGTGAGAGCTATCTCACCTTTGGGATTTGGGACTCCTTTGATGAAGCCATCAACTTTGAGCTTCAAGGTTCAATAAAAAGAAACCTGAGATAGAAAAGGGCTCTGAGTTTCCTTCGGAAATGCTTTCCCACTACATCACATTGTTCTTGAAATGCCTCTTCTACAGTGGAGTAAGAGGGTTCCACCTTATCTTCCTCAGCGCCACTCAGGTTAAATGAGTTTCACTTGGCAGGTAACTACGGGTGCCGGTTCCTTAACATTCTTGTCCAGAATCTGGGTTTGAATACTGGAGTCTCTAGGATCCTTGAATTTAGGGAAATGGATTCCTTGTATATTCCCCCTGGCTATCAGCATTAAGGGATAAATCACTTAACCTTTTAGGTCCTAGGTTTCTAGGACTATAAAACGGAGAACTGAACTCTTTTTCTAATCTCCTTTTTGGTCTAAAAGCGTATGATTCTATGATTGTATTGGCCTCAGCACTACTTAATCACGCCCCCATCCCTGGTATAGAACCAAAGACCCTCCACTTACCCCTCAACCCAATAAGCCAAAGTTAGACTCATTTCACACTCACCAGCAGCTAGGACGCAGTGGAGCAAATTCTTCTGTAGAAGATATGGGCTCTAGGAGAATTTATGAAACGTGTAAGGTTTGTCTTCAGAGCTCTCGCCCCCATCTTTACTCTCTTTCCCAGATGCCTAGGTGTTTATGTGCCCCTTATAGATATTtgggaggagccctagtggcacagtggttaagcactcggccgctaactgaaaggtcaaggttcacagcccccctcccccccgcaggagaaagatgtggcagtcctcttccgcaaagatttacagcctcagaaaccttatggggcagttctactctgtcctgtgggtttgCTGAGAATCGAATTGGCCCGCCAACAGGTTTACGGATATTCAGGAACCACCACCCAGCCTGCACTCCAGAGTACCCTGAACTCTTTAACTCCTCCCCATCTTCTTTCTTTACGAAAAACAGGAATAATAAGAGTGACAACCTTATAGGATTGGGGTGacgattaaataaaataatgtatataaagctCTAGTCCACTACCTGGCactgtttcattccactgtgcatgggattCCCATGAGTCGTGCcggctccatggcagctaacaacaacgtcgTTATAATTCTTATTATTCTAGTGTCTCTGCTAACTCTCAGATGATAAAGCAttttatgttacttttttttagttttgtgccTAGATCATGGCACTAGACTATTATCTCATGGCCGGCTTCTCCCTGTAATCCACTCAGTATTCTGCCATTAACTGTATTCTTTTTGTCCTATTACActccccactccctccccacAAAGCCATTACTGATTTCCTGTTACCTACAGAGTAAAGTTCAAACTTCTTAGCCTGGCACTCAAAACCATAAACAATCTGATCCCTTTCCAGCCATATCCTTTGTAATCTAAAGGAAAGCCCCTAAAATATCGTAGATGACCAAAAACTCTAAAGGTACTAACAGTGTATTGTGTAGCCAGGAAATCTATGTACTTTAAGCAGCATTAATAGAAATCTAGAGTGTTAAACACAgggatttttttcttccactgAACTCTATACCATTCCATGACTGGAAATAATACTTTCAGGTCTAGATGCTGAATTTCAAATTACATTACGAAAAGGCAATGTGTTCAAGAGTATGGGAATTGCTATATGATACAGTTAAAGAACTAGTTATGTTTAGCTGGGAAAACGTAAGCCTTAGGAGGAGAGGATGGTTATTTTTAAATACCTGAAGGATTTTCAAGTGAAAGAAGAACCGCATTTATTTTCTGGACATAACCAGAATCAACAGGCAGAAGTTACTGAAATGAGGATTTTGGTTCAATAGAAGGAAGAACTTGTAACagatacatcaaaaaaaaaaaaaaaaaaaaaaaatggagtgtgTTACTAGATGAAGTTTTAAGTTCTCTGTCACTCAAAATGTCCCAGCAACAGTTGGCTCATAATGTGAGAAGAATATGGTGACGAATTGGACTAAATCAGaggttttcatattttttctaGCTAAGCAATCTTTTCTATAAAGCTCGTGTCAAAACCCCAATTACAAAACAGATCAAAGCTGTTCTGGTTGAAGTCTGAGTAGGATGGatccctttttaaaaattcttttttcaaCTAGACAGTAAGATTCCTGATAGTAGAGAataacatacatattttttatatttacagtGTATAACCTTTAGGATGTATTATCTGgggcttgataaatatttgttgaatgaatgaaaaagcaaaaatatagttatttttctGAGGCATGCTTACGTTTTTAATAGAAGGCAACCTTTAACCAAAAATTGAATTCCTCAAGTGAGGGTCCTTACCCCAGTGGTCCATGAATCGCTAAGAGGGATGAGAAAGCCAAATTTGGGGGCATGTACATTTTCTGGGAAGAGGGTTTATGGCTTTTATCAGATTTTCAAAGGGGTCTCTAACCCAAAAAGGTTAAGAACCACCACTTGAAAGGAAGAATTTGAGGTATTTTTTTACCATAGATGTGTTTTGGGGCAGGGAGGTCTTCTGCACACCCCCTAAATCTTACGCATGCATGCTCTCTTGACTGCAAAGCATGACTGAGGGGTCATGACCTTAGGCTTTCCTAAATACACCATGCCCCTAGTCTTAGGACTATACTTAGTACTAGACGTCCAAGGCAAGCTTCCCTGGCAGTCACcaccactgtatttttttttttttctgtcttattaCACTAATagtcctgttgccattgagttgattctgactcatagcgaccctatagccctAGATCCCCTGCATTGGGTCTTGGGTTGACTGGCTGAGGTGATGTGATAGTTCCTGTCTTTCTTTGGATGTTCCAAGATTAGAGACAAATGCTTTCCTTCTTGGGCCTCCTCTGTGCGGAGCATGAGAAATCTTTGTGGTGTGGTGATAATGGTAGGGATTCCTGTGTCTGTGTCCCTGTCTATGCATATTTAGTCTCTCGGAATCAGAGACCATTTCCTGTGAACAGACCTCAGCATGAGAAAATGAAGTATTTTGTTTTAGGCAACTCTCTCCAGCCAGTTTTCCCAACCCCTACCCAAAAAGGGCCAGACAGTCTGGAGACTCTTGTTTTTGTGTCTCTAATCACCAGCTCAGACAGTGTCCTCTGGACTGTTTGGATGGCATATCCCTTTCCCCTCCCAGGATCACTCTCTCTTTTGTTGCATTGTGAGAAAATTATGGCTAGGAATTTGATCTGGAGCCAATGCCAGCTTCCGGGCGTGATCTCAGCATCCAAGTGTGACGATGGCACATCTAACTGAGGTGCTTTATGTCTAGCCAGCTATgacctcctccctccctgctcatCCCTTCCTCTAGGCCACAGAATAGGGAGCAGCACAAACAAAGCCCTGAGATTTGGGTTTATTCAACTCTACCCAGAACTAAGCCAAAGGCTATGACACGTCCCAAGGGACCAAACAATATATTGTGGACCATGCATTTTTCCCTTCCCCCAAGGATGCTGCTACCTCTGGGATGGTGGGCAGCTGCTAGCATCACGCCTTGGGAAGTAAAAAGGGATTTGCTGGGTGCTGGGTCTGTGGCAGTCAGGGCTCAACTCCGGCCACCTCCTCCTCTTCATCTGGATCAGGAGGTGCCGGGAGCAAGGAGATGTAGACCTCATTGACCTCTGTGTCCAAATGTCGCCCACCCCGAGGGGCCTCCAAGTTAAGGATGCCATCATGGGAGAGAGCAGCACGGACCCGCCAGGGGTCGACATCAGCAGGCAGGACATAGGTGCGGCAGAACTCCCGGGACACGAAGCCATGGCGGTCCAGGCGCTGGGGGTGCCGGGCAGACACCTCCAGCAAGTTGTCCACAGTCCTCACGGTCACCTCATCTGGGGTAAAATGGCTTACGTCCAGAAATGCCTGGAACTTGCCCTCACTGAGCCTAAGCTCTGAGGCCCCTGCCCTGCTGCCCTCCCCAGCTTGGGCAGCCCGCGGCCGGACATAGTAGCCATGGTAGAGGGTAGGGGTCAGGATCTCTTCTGGCAGGAGGcctgaggggcagagagagagaaagagaaggaaagaagcagGATGAGGAAGGTGAGGTGGGAACAGGGATGTTTTGAGAATTGATCAAGAGATGAGGACGGATTGGGACCACAGGAGGGATTCAGGAGAAGcagggaggggaagagaaaggGACAAGGTGACTGGGAAGAGAAGGAGGCAGCTGGGGAGACAGAACTGAGAAAGGAAATGAGATGGGGTGAGGGAGGGTAAACCAAACTGGGGCAGGGTGGATAGATGGGGAACAAGCAGGCACACCAAGTGGGGCAAGGGGCAGGGATCTGAGTATCGTGGCACCTAGTCTGTCCTGAGGGcagtaagaaagagaaagagcccTCTTACTTGGAGGTGGGGGAAAGCAGCCTGGGGTGGGAGATGGCTCGCCCCAGGAGTTCAGTTAAGCCTGAAGTGGGGTGGAGGCCAGTAATGTTGGGAGGTCAGCCCAGAATTtcaggaggtgggggtgggaggctgGGGGTGGCGTGTGTGCCATACCTTCTCCGAAGCGCTGTTCACCCAGGCGACTCGGGTTGGCAAATTCGTACTCGGTGGTGGCGGGGTGGGCATGCGGCACCGAGCGGCCAGACATGGCTGTAGACGCGTAGGCGGCCCTGTTCCGAGCTGCAGCCCCAACAGGCGCAGCGCGACCCCTCCTGCTGCCCGAAGAGCAGCTCGGTCGGAGGTGGGGGCGGGGTCTACACCACCCAAAATAGTGCCGAGCCTCTGGAGGGAGGGCGGGAGCGGGGGCCTGAGTGCGGGCGAAGAGTGTGAAGCCAGCGCCGTCCGGACCCCCGACCCCTCCCCCCCTTCAGCTGTCGCAGGGTGCTTGAGATGACAGCTGGGGGTCCTGGCTCGGGAGAGGGCTAGGGGAAGGGAGGCTGGCGCCGGAGCTAAGGAGAGGCACGGCTGAGACCCTCACGAACAGTTTGCACATTTTCCACACCACCCTTTCTCCTCCTCAGTCGCAGGCACAGTGTGTCGTACTTCATAAAGCACTCCTGGATGTAAAGTTCTGTTGAGCCTGGCAGAGTGAAAGATGAAAGAAACTTTTCTACCCTCTCTGTGGGCTTAATGGGGGtggtgtggggtggggagagggtttTCCTGCCCAGATTAGTCAGGGTCCTCTCCCGAACCCAGGTCAACCCAGGGAAACCCACGCAGACGCCTGGCACTGACATGATCACTGCTTCAGGGACCCACAAGAGTTAATGTTCCTGGGGCACAGCCTCCGAAGATTCCAGTCCCTGCACAGGCCCAAGATAGTTGCTGGCCCGATTCCCCTGGCATGCAAGACcggagaggagggggaggggcacAACACCCGCCTGCCTGGGATTCCTGACTCTGTCCCAGTCCCCAAGAACAgaagtgggggggtggggggctgccATGGGATGTAGATGAGAAAGCCAGTGAAACAAGACCAGGACAAGTTACTGGCCAGCTCAGACGTGtttgtgtttctcttttcttaGCTCAGTGAGTACTGGGTATGTGTCACACTGCCAAATCCCCGATCACAAGTCTCCATGAACGGGCGGTGAGCTGGGATAATAAAACCCCTGACATCACCATTCCAGAAGCTTCACAAGACTGCATATATAAGGGGCTGGCTGTAGCTGCGGCTGAAGGAGCTGACCAGCCAGCTGACCCCCCACACTCACCTAGCCATCATGGACATCGCCATCCACCATCCCTGGATCCGCcgccccttctttcctttccactcCCCTAGCCGCCTCTTTGACCAGTTCTTTGGAGAGCACCTGTTGGAGTCTGATCTCTTCCCAACTGCTACTTCCCTGAGTCCCTTCTATCTTCGACCACCCTCTTTTCTGCGGGCACCCAGCTGGTTTGACACTGGGCTCTCAGAGGTGAGTCTCCTCTCTGCCAGAACGGGAGAGCTCTTCCTGgaacttttcttctctttcttttttcctttctttccctgacTAAACCTGATTATGCTCAAGTCTCATAAGTGTTTCAGTTAGATGTGTGTCCAGACATGAAGAAAGATAAGGTCCCTAGCACCCACCTCTCCCAGTCACCTGTTTCTATTTGAAGCTTCTCTGCATCCTATTTATTACGTTTCTCCGTGCACTATGAAGATCATCCTCTGTCTGCTAACTTCCAAGCAGGATGCCCCTTCTCTAATTCGGTTCATAAAGATCTGCAGTAGAAAAGCTGCCTCCAGACTTCTTTGCTCACCTCTTATGATGTATCATACTCCTGACAGATTTTATCATCTCAAGTTTCAGAGCCAGGAGACAGTCCTCCCTCAGCTTGAGCTTTCATCCCTGTTGGGTGGAACCGGAGACAACAaccattattttcttcctttctattcCCTCTTCTGTGATTTTCCGCATTTCTTATAGTTGTAACTGGGCACTGCCTGTATCTAAGCCTTATGAGGAAGGAATGTAGGTCTGGTCTTGGGACCCCCTCACTTGTCCTAAAAGAGTGGGAGGAGTACGGGGTGAACAGATATGGTTGGCAGAAGCTGTCACAGATAACACTCTGGTTTAAAAATATTCAAGTATGAGTAAACAGTAGCTGAGTGAGCAAGGGCGTTGGAAGGACAAACAGGACCAGCAGAATATTCCAGATTGAGTGGGTGGGAAACTTGGCAGAGACCCGAGCAAGAAGAAAGGGGCCTTTGTCTTACAGACAAATGACAAGAGCAGGCATTGGGGTTAAGCAGCAGCAGAAGCCATGCCAGGCCCGTCCTTGTGATTTGTTAAGTCCCCCTGGGTGGCCTGTCTTTCATCCCTGTCCCTGTAAATAAAGTTTGGGCTTGATAACCAAGTGTTATGCTTTGGGTACCACTGTGGTGGCTACCCCAGAGagccatacttattcaaaaagAGATTTTTggctaaaaaagaagaagataaacTACCTGGACAGAAAACAACTCTACAGAATGAGATTAACACCAAGATAATT comes from Elephas maximus indicus isolate mEleMax1 chromosome 7, mEleMax1 primary haplotype, whole genome shotgun sequence and encodes:
- the HSPB2 gene encoding heat shock protein beta-2, which produces MSGRSVPHAHPATTEYEFANPSRLGEQRFGEGLLPEEILTPTLYHGYYVRPRAAQAGEGSRAGASELRLSEGKFQAFLDVSHFTPDEVTVRTVDNLLEVSARHPQRLDRHGFVSREFCRTYVLPADVDPWRVRAALSHDGILNLEAPRGGRHLDTEVNEVYISLLPAPPDPDEEEEVAGVEP